In Delphinus delphis chromosome X, mDelDel1.2, whole genome shotgun sequence, the DNA window CATCCTGCTCCTCCTCGATTCTTCCCCTGATAGTGCCATCTGTCGGATAAGGCTGTCCTCTCTGGACAGGCAGAAGAGTGTCCTTTCTGAGGCTTGTGGGACTGGTCCCTTAGGCCACGTTGGCACTTGGCCTGCCCTACCATGCTGTTAGCCTAAGACATGGTACGTGGTAAGTGGACCACAGATGTGTCTGCAAACTTGtaattttgttcctcttttcagAGTACAGTGATGGTGGTAGACCAcctcaaggaagaaagaaaggttgGAGTTCTTTCCCAGGTAATTCTGGCGAGAGGAGCCCTCGTTATGAACGTGATGGGTGTGAGCCTCAGCCTTCACACCTCCAGGAGGATGATGGAAACGTGGTGAAGAGGGATGTCCAGGAGGACCCCGAAGTAAGCCAGTAAGTGGCCAGGCAGCAGAGTTTGTACACAGCAGCCCCTGGGACTATGCACCTCTCTCACTCTCCGTggacttgtttttcttctctcactgCAAAACTGAAGCATGCTAGAAGTGAAATAATGGTTGAGCAATCCTAATTGTAGAGCTGGTGTCAAAGAGACGAGGGTGTACAGAAGACTTTCTTAGCACTTATGGCCACTCACCGTCCTTCTCTCCACGTCCCCCCTGCAGCTCTCCTTGTACCATCCGAGGCAACAAGAGAGGAGTGAGATGGCACAGTGAAGGCCACATGCATACTACTGTGTGGAGAAACAGAAAAGCTctggagagggaaatgggggaGAACACACAAGATGGAACCCCAGGGAGCTGGTTCAGGGTCACAGTGAGTATCCTGTAAAATGTACGGAATGTGCAGGAGAGAAAAGGCAGGGGGAGCTGTGTTGGTCTCATGTAGAGATGCTGGTTTCTTTCACTGGGGACAGTTTGTAATCTGTCCTTTTTATTACCAGGAGTTAACAGTCTTGTTCATCTAAGGGCAGGTTCAGAGAAGCAATGTACAGGGAGCAGGCTGACCGTGAGGAGAACGGAGGAGCCTGTCTCAAAGCAAAGATGGAAACTACTGCCAAGGATATGGAGCGACTCCACATTGGAGGTCTCAGCTTGGCAAGCTGAGTGTGGGAGACAGAGGGTCGAGCCTCTGGAGACCTTGTCTGAGGGGCAAGCAGTGTGTGCGCTGGGTAGGATCTCCTGGAAATTTATAAAAGGAAGATCATCTCTGACACCTTGATTATGTGGAAGAGAGTTTGACTGGAGAGAAAGAGTACTTAGGAAATCCATATTACTCACACCCGTAAGAAATCATGCCAGTGGTCCCTTCTTTACAAGCCCTTTCAAGCTCAGTAGAAGGCCGGGAAAGAACAGGAAAAGGTTCGTCCTCCAGCCTAAATTCCCTGTTGTCTGTCCTCTCTCCCATGCCTTCTTTTCATCCTTAGATTCCTTGTGGGGTAAAGTATGACAAGACATGGCTAATGAAGTCAATCCAGAGCCATTGCAGTGTCCCCTTCACTCCAGTGGACGTAAGAGAGGATGCCGAAGCCAGACGCGTGGGcacagggaagagggagagagagacttgATTCAGCAGGGTCTGCCGACTTCTGAAACTATTGCTGTTGCATTCAATCCCTGTAGTTCCACTTTGTGAAAAATGGGGCTCGGTTCTTTGTCCAGGAAGCTAGCACTGCCTCTGCATTGATGGATGTCAGCTACAAGATTCGTGACGAGGAGAGCCGAAAGGTGTGTGTCGAGGGCGTTACGTGTACCTCATCCTGAGGAAGGAGTACAGGCCAGGGGCTGGTTGTCTTCTTTGGAACTAGAGTTCCTGGTGCTTACCCCACCTCTTCTTCCTGCAGATACCTGTCTTTGTCAGCCCCTCCGCTGTTCCCTACTCTGTGCGGGATAAGTTGAAGCCAGAAGAAATGGAGCAGCTAAAGGTAATGGAGACTCACGGCGAGTAGTGTGCCAGTGCTCAGACCCACCTCTCCTTCTTCCAGTCCCCCGTCCCGCTCGCCCCCGATTTCCCTGCCACCACCACAGCCTCAGAGcggctctctccatctctctctccgcAGCTGACCTTGAGCAAACGATTTGATGTCTCCCAGCAAGCTCTTGACCTCCAGAGGCTCCGCCTTGACCCAGGTACGGCTGACAGCAGTAATTCTAGGGCGGGTGAGGGCAGAGGGGTCTTCCTGGAGGGAGAACTTAGGGATGGTAacgtggggaggggctggtgctGGCCCCACACCCCACTCAGCCATCctattccctcccctctccttcctgaaGACTTGGTGGGCTATGATATTGATATATTTCTGAATCGAAGAAGCTGCATGGCTGCCACCCTGCAGGTCATCGAAAAGTATTTCCCTGAGGTAAGGCTGTAGGCCCAGTGCTGGTATTAGGGTAGGGGGTGGAAGAGATGGGGTGGAGGGCAGATTTGTCTCCAAGGTCCTAGATAGTAACCTTCACTCTACCTCTTCTTGCCCCAAAGCTGTTGTCCTTGAACTTGAGCAACAACAAACTGTACCGGCTGGATGGCCTGTCTGACATTATACAGATGGCCCCCACGGTCAAGATCCTGAACCTCTCCAAAAATGAGGTGAGAAGAGGGAGCCAGGTCAAAGTTGGGTTGAgagtggggggtggggcatgTTAGTGGCCATCAGAGTGATGACAGGAGGCAGGTGAAGGTACCTGTGTGGGAGGGAGGGTTCTGGGGGTGCCGGGATCCGGATGTCCCTCTTTCCCTGGGATTCCTTTTCCCACTTCTGCCCCATATTTCTCAGCTGTCGTCTGTGTGGGAGTTGAACAAGATGCAAGGGCTGGAGCTTGACGAGGTGTGGCTGCAAGGGAGCCCATTGTGTGACACCTTCCCAGACCAGTCCACCTATGTAAGGTCAGTGTGAACACCCTGTCACCCTTCTTGGTGACCTTCACCCATGGGAGCCTAGACTATCTGTGACAGTGCCCCTTTGCCAAAGGTGGCAGCCCTGGTCTTCTGGGAGGATCACAGGCCCCACCTTCTGCTCTCTCTGTGCCTATCACCGGTGAGGAGTTTCCTTCCCCTGACCTGCTCACCTCTGCAGGCGCTCTGGGGTCTGTTTCCAGCTCTCTGCGCCCAGCTATATTCCAGCAAGGCCTCCCATGAGTGTGCCTCAGGAAGCAGGGCTTCTCCTCCTCACCAGGACCAGGAACGACCAGCCTTGATCCAGATGCTGGCGCCCTGGACTGAGAAGGGTCCTCCAGTCCAGGGCCTCTTGCTGAGAGAAGCCTTCCTTCTTCGTGCTGAGATGGGGTTTGCCTCCCCCGTTCTGAGAGgggccctcttccccttcctccaaagggatcccccctcctctcccatgTTGACATGGGGGCTTTCCTGCGTCATGCTGAGGGCTGAGGCCATGGGTGGCTGCTGTCATGACATCCATTCTGCTGGCCCAGTGCCAGGAGCTGGACCCTCCTTGGGAAAAAGCAGGGCTCCCTGAGTCAAGGGGCCAGACGTGGGCCCCCGCCAGTGATCAGAGGGCTTCCTGAGGCAGGAGTggaaggcagagggcagaggtggtAGAGGAGACAGAAGGACAGGCCTCTGAGGGGCACTTCCCATCCCTCCCTGCACACGTCACATCATCTCGCCTGGCCCTTCACAGGAGCCCTGGGCAGCCTGAGACAGGTATGATTCCTCAGATAAAGAACCAACTCAGAGAGGTGCAGGGGTCATCGGGAGAGAAGACGGTGATCATCAGAGGGGGCCACGGATCCTCAGCCCCATACTGAGCTGGGACCTGaccctttcctctttctggggAAGATCTGCCCCCATGGCTGCTCGGTTTCCCATGCCCAAGTCTGGCTGAACTCACACAGGTGACAAGGTTTCAGCCAGCATCCAGTGGGCCCCCAGCCCAACACGTGCATATTTTCCATTCCTACCTGGTGTGTCTGGGCGATTCTGGGGCAGGTGAAGAGCCGCAACAAGTGTGCcgtttcccctttcttctctcttcttccctgacCCCGACCACGGGAgagcttctttcccttccctttgttGTCTCTCTCCCCCCCTGTCTCTGTGCCCCTATGTCTCTCTCATCTCTCCCTTCCTACCTTCACTCCCTTTCTGTCTTCAtcccctccatctccctccctgagCCCCACCTCACTCACCTCGCTGGCCCAGCATCCTGGGCCATCCCTGGGGGGTGTCGGGGTCTTGCCAGAGTGCTGGACCCCCAGTGAGGTAGCAGAGCCCTGGGCTCCCACTCCATCCCCTCTTCGCCCCACAGCCTTCAGTGGGgccctggaggaagggagggaggagaaggaagcccTGCAGCACGGGTTTGAAATGCTGGTCCCTGTGGCACTGGAGAAGGGAGTCCGAGTAGTCTGGGTGGGAGCTACCCAGgcgaaggagaggaagggaggcagggaaggaataTTAAAGTGAAGGTACTGAGAGAGATGAGGAGACAGTGCCTTTCAGACAGTAAGATGACAGATGCTCAGTGCTCAACAGGCAAGTGGACCGAAAACCCTTAAAATCAGGAGCAGAGGTGGGCAAAGGGTGCTGCTGGATTGGCCAGAACACACTGATCTCTGTTTATGGTATTACTGTTTTAACTCAAAGGAAGCATTGCAACCTTGAACTATCAACCACCTcttctctatttttggttttggacAGGGCCATCAGAGAATGTTTCCCGAAGTTGTTACGCCTGGTAAGTGCCTACGTAAATCATTGTCTCTTACGAATGTCGGTGGCCTCTGCACCTGCCCTCAAGCCCTTTGGGTCTTGCCTAGATCACATATTAGCATCAGAACCTTAACCATTTTGGGGGACATGGACTCCTGAAAATGACATGGATATACTTGCTGGAAAAATGCCcataaatacacacacgcacgcacacaagTTGAATATAACACTAGAGACTTCCAGGACCTCATGATGAAGACATCCACTGTAAGCTTTCCCATGGAATTTCCAGGGCCCTTTCACACCTGACCTCTGACCCTCACCCTCCTGGGCCCATCCTTTTCCCGGATCATCCAGGGCCACTCCCCTGGTCTCCACTCCtgactttctcttcccttctccaggaTGGCCAGGAGTTACCGCCACCAGTGACCGTTGACGTTGACACTCCCTACATAGTAAAGCCCTGCAAGGTGAGGAAGAGGATCAAACAACATTTGGGGTGTTGCAGGGAGGCTTTATCTACTGCATAGTCTCAAGTGCCATTTGATTCCAGGGAAGCTACTTTGGATCTGATGAGCTGAAGAGCCTAGTCCTGCAATTCCTGAAGCAGTAAGTATCTCTGGGAAGCTGAGCAAGGGAGGGAGGGCTAGGACAGGTGAGGCCACCTGAGCACAGGTCTGCTCAGGGGAGTTTTCAAGTCTCATTTGAGGTCCAGACCACAGAGATAGACTGTCTTCATTGCTCCTCCTTAGGTACTACTTGATCCATGACTATGGAGACAGACAGGTTCTCGCAGGTGCTTATCACGAGGAGGCCTGCTTCTCCCTGATGATTCCCTTCCACCCTGAGGACCCAGCCCCGTGAGTATCACAGCACAGGCTGTGCTCCTGGGCTGTGTGGCTCCCCAGCAGACACAGGCAGCTCCTGCAAACACCCACCACCCACTGTTGCTCTTTGTCTCCTAGAAGCAGCTTGTGCAAGTATTTCAAGGACAGCAGGAATATGAAGAAGCTCAAGGACCCCTGTGAGTGTGTGATGGGAAGACTGGGTGGGAAAGGGCCGTGAAGGGGTCAATCATAGGGCCCAGGGCGTGGCAGCCCCTGACCTTCGCTCgcttcccctcccctcacagACCTGCGGGTCCAGCTGCTGAAGCACACAAAACGTGTCATTGTGCACACCCTCTGTGTGTTGCCCAAGACTCAGCATGACTTCAGCTCCTTCGTGGTAGACACGTGGTTCCAGACGGTGAGCGCCTGCTTCCTCCCCCGGGTGGGCCCAGGAAGCCgcaggtgggtgggaggtggaggtggtgacTGGGCGCCTGGGCTCTTCCCTTTCAGGAAACAATGCTCTGCTTCTCCGTCAGTGGGGTGTTCAAGGCAGGTGAGTGTGTGTAGACCCCCAGCGCAGATGCCCCACTGCTGCCTCCCCCTGGCCAGGCTCACTCCCAGAACCACCTAGCTTCCCTGACCCCTTCCCttactttcccttcccttcccttcccttccctgcattccacccctcccctccccacctgccctcccctcccatcccctccccccgcctccccttccccactgtgttCTCCTGCCCTCAGGCTTCCCACAGACAACCCAGGTCTGAGCTGTGTCCATGCCTGTCTGCCCTGCACACCCTGGGCGTTGGGGACACAGGCTGTGGATTTTGGTGGCTCTCTTCCCAGATACTTCCTCTGAGAACTTGGGCCATTACTtaaggtctcagtttcctcattttcaaaatggGGTAGTAGTATCCACCTCTTGGGCGGCTGTGAAAAATGCATCCCATGAACTTGTGTGGTGGTCGTCAGGGGCCCTGTCACTGGGCGCAGACTGCTCCTATACTTGCCCTCCCCATTCCCGACACCCTGGCCCCCGTGAACAATTGCCCTCTCAGCATGAGTGTCCAGTCACACCCTGACTGAGGACCACCATGTGAGCATGTACAGCACGTGTGGCTCTAAGGGGTactgttgtttgtttgctgttgaaGTGGAAGGAAGTTCTCAGGGCTGTGTGCGTGCCTTCACCCGGACCTTCATCGCTACCCCTGCCCGCTATGCCAGGTGAGAGCCCTGTTGTGGGTGGGAATGCCCATCCCCACCTGGGCTCAGGGGCGTGGGAATGTGGTGGCAAAGACCTTAGGTTTACTCGGCATTGTGGAAAGCCAGCAGGGAGATCCCAGGAGCAGtgtagcctagtggttaggaaGAGCGTGGGCTCTGGAATCGGCCTATGGGTTCTCTCCTTGAAACAACACTCACTcgctgtgtgatcttggtcaaGTCACATGACCTCTGTGTGACTCAGTGTCTTCTTCCGAGAATGGGCATCAGAGCATCCAGCCCTtgggctgtggtaaagggtaaatGCGAAATTGCCCGTGGGTTGGGGATAAACCTATAAATCGAGTGAAGGTGGTAGACAGTCTCTCCAAAGGTGGgctctgtggggaggggcagaggtacCAGTCAAGGAACCTGGGAGACAGACACAGGAGGGACGTGGAAGGAATCTGGTTGCTGAGTGCCAGTGGGAGCAGAGTCAGTATTGGGGGTGTGGGTGTGCATCCACCAGTTGTCTGAGGGCCCATTTTTCCTTCAGTCTGTGCATCGTGAATGACGAGCTGTTTGTGAGGGATGCCGACCCCAGTGAGACCCAGAGTGTGTTCTCCATCCCACTGCCTACACCCACCTCCAGCTCCATGCACCCCtctcccagcagcagcaggacaTCATGCAGGCATCCTCCACCCCATCTGAGATGAACCTCTAGTGGTCTCAGAAGTGAGTGCTGGGGTTGCATGGGGAtaggagggagctgggaggagtAGAGGAGTGATTAATGGGAACTTGAAGgtaatttgttttccttgtttatttcagtcatttttaatCTGAACATTTCATCTGTGGTACATATAAAGCTACCTAGTTATTTTGAGCAgccttgtattatttttattaatttcatggATGCTGCTTCTGTATTAACAGACAGTTGGGTGTTCAGGAGTGTGCATGAGGttcattccactgtatatgtcaCAGTACATgtggaggggaaaaaatcattacCCCAAAACATACCTCCCAGAGGTAACCGTTGAATGTTTTCACCTTCATCATATCTTCCTGTAAGTTTGCTTATGTAggtgtttacatatttattaagcacgtttatatatttctatatttatctaCAGAAAATGAGATCTcatcatgagagagagagagagagaaggaaatagagAGACTGAGACAATGAGAAAGAGAGGTTTGTGGCTGAATGGGGAAGAGGGGTCCAAGGAGGGATTATTTAATCTTCAGTGCCTTGAAACTTGAGCAAGTTAACAGCTAATGTGAAGGAGCCATCTCAGCTCATTTGTAACTCTTAAATTTGCCCATATATTAATTTTCCTTCTTATCTTATTTCTACTACAGAGCTAATGAGACACCTCAAATggaaaagtataaattttaagcccaatatatatttagttattagTGAATGAAAGAAGGGACAATTGTATTTCAATGAAATGGTAGTACTTTTTAGGTTTTTGTCTCACAGGGAGGCAGCACATGGTTGAAACTGTGGTGTGATGTGGCTGGATGACGCATGATCTGAGGACCCCTGCACTGTTGAATGGGAGACAGGTCTAGAATTTTCCTATAAACGTATTAACATGCGTAGCAGTCCAGGAGCAGCAGTTAGGCAAACACTAGGGCTTGCTGCCCTGGTGCCATCTCTCACTGAGCTCACCAGGTGAATCAAAGGCAAGCCTGTCTTCCCAGCGTGGGGAACTGGGTTAGGGTCTGCTCAGAAGCATGATGTTGGGCAGCTCTTAGGAGCCTCTGAGTCTCCCAAGAAGCTAGAGATCCTTCTGTCTTTAAAACTTTGAACTCAAGGCATACCAGAGAGAGATTTGCTTCCTTCATAAACATATCTACATTCTCATTAGGAGAAACAATGAGAAACACCTTTCCATAATGCCTGCCTTAGCCCCAGGTTTTCTCATTCACCCGTCAGGACAGCTCTGTGTTAAAGATgagtcccatttcacagatgacaaaCTCCTCCTCATATAGCTTCTATCACCTATCCAGGTAAGTGGGAGTTTGGGAATGAGGTTCCATCCCTCGCCCTCTCTAGAGGACAGTGGAGCAGCCTCCCTTTTAGACAGTGGGCTTCTAGGCCTGGAGAAATGGTCCTTTTGTTCTCCCCTGATATAACAGGCCCAAGGGGTACTCCCTCAAAACCCCTATTGAAGAATATGATAGTGCACATACATGTGCACATGCATTCATTAACTTGGAAAAGCATTCATTGTGCTCAGTTTCATGGGGGAGGTAAAGTAGAACCAAATGGAATTGACAGCAtatctccgtgtgtgtgtgtgtttgtgtgtgtgtatcgacGGGCTGTGTATAGGAAATGTATAAAGTCATTAGTGATAAAAGTACAATATGTCAGGTAAAAACGTGGAGATGACATACCTCTGAGAGGCAGGCACTTCCTTCTTTACCTCAGAGTCCCCCTTCCTTAGTGTGcaggacaactttttttttaacatctttattggagtataattgctttacaacattgtgttagtttctgctgtataacaaagtgaatccagtatgtgtggtgtgtgtgtgtatatatatatatatatatatatatatatatatatatatatatgtatatatatatccctatatcgcctccctcttgcgtctccctcccaccctccctaacccacccctctaggtggtcaccaagcaccgagctgatctccctgtgctatgcagctgcttcccactagctgtctgttttacatttggtagtgtatataagtccatgccactctcgcacttcgtcccagcttacccttcccttccccgtgtcctcaagtccattctctacatctgcgtctttattcctttcctgcccctaggttcttcagaaccgcttttggtttttagattccatatacatgtgttagcatacggtatttgtttttctctttctgacttacttcactctgtatgagagactctaggtccatccacctcactacaaataactcaatttcatttctttttatggctgggtaaatattccattgtatatatgtgtcacatcttctttatccattcatttgtcagtggccacgtaggttgcttccatgtcctggctattgtaaatagagctgcaatgaacactgtggtccatgactctttttgaattatggttttctcagggtatatgcccagtagtgggattgctgtgtcataaccctcttgcactgttggtgggaatgtaagttgttcAGGACAACTTTTGAGGACTGAGGAAGGTAGAGTACCTTTTGTATGAGGAGAAAGCCCTTCAAGGGTCAGGTGTGGAAGTTTCCACGGGGTACCTATTCCGATACCCAGAAGCCAAGAACAGGGAGATGGCAAAGGAGAGGCAGCTCTGGTGGTCTTCAGTGGGGAGGGAGCTAATAAGGGTATAGTCCTTCATCTGGGCACCTCCCTGGCATCCCCCAGGTCACCACTGTCTGCAGCTGAGAGCCAGGAGTGCTGTCGGGTTAAAACCTTCCCTGGGTCATGAAAGGgtgggcacagggcctggcatccaGAGAGAGCCCAGGGCTTGTCTGCTTACTTCACCTCCATTCTCTGTCTTCACTTCCTATATTCTCCAGCCTCAGTTGGGTTCGTCCCTAACTTTGTGCTAATCACCACTCCTACCATTCACACTTGGCTGGGtggtaagaaaaataataatactcataaaactgaaagaataaacCCACAATAGTAATAAAAGATAGCAACAATTATAGCACACATATTAGATGAATTACTTGCTCAAGATAAGTCAACCAGCCAGTAATGGTTCCCAGTATCAAACCCTGGTCTTCTGACCAAAAAGGCCCCACCCCTAACCCCTGTTTCTATATTGAGTGTACTTCTATGTTAGGACTCAGGCCGACACAGGGGAAGAGACTCAGCCCAGGTCCTGTGGTCAGTTGATGGCTCTGGAACTGGACATACGTTTGATGACTTCTGTCTAGCTGACCTGTTCCTGTTCTTTGCTCTTCTGTGCTAATCCTTCTTCCTGGGGCTCAATAAGAAATTGCCTCTGGTCAAACTAGaatgaaaaaaaggagacaagaaagcaaaaggaaaaaggaaatgatgaGATGGCACCAAAGTTCACTTCTTGCTGCTACATTTCCAGATGCTGTTTCAAATCTATTTTAtaggacagaggaggcaaggtGGGCCAGGAGTAATATATCTCAAAGTCCTATTGCCTGCCAGACATTCTTTgaggttttctccttttcttcttacaAGTCTAGAAGTAGGCACccttagtcccattttacagagggccAACCTCAGACTCACGGAATGTGTAAATTTTCCAGGGTCACATGTCTACACTTTGCCCTCTACACAGATCAAGCAAGCAGCCTCCTGTTTTAGATGATAGAATTCCAGGGCTTAAAAGACTGATAGCGGAAACCTCGCCTGATGTGGAATCTGGGCTGTGTCATGCTCCCCATTGGACTTGAAGATGATGGTAGGGATGAAATCCTACTCTGGGGGCCAAGAGGACTGGGTGTGGGGGCCACAATGACTAGCTGATTCATGAGGTGCTGAACTGGACCCAGAAAGCAGCACAAGCTGTTGCCCTTTGGAAAGAGAACCTGAATGGTAGGATATTAACATGTACACAACTACTATATGAAAGGGGTTttacattttatctcatttaatcctaaactCTTTTCAAGACCAATAGGTACTTATAAATGATCAGAATcagaattttttgtgtgtattttttaaaattgaagtacagttgatttacaatattgtgttagtttcaggtgcacagcaaagtgattcggatatcagattatttcccattatatgttattaaaagatattgaatacaattcCCCATACTTTATTACCATAActccttgttacttatctattttatgtatagtagcttgtatctgtcagtctcatactcctaatttgtcccacctccctccttctcccctttgctaaccataagtttgttttctatgtctgtgagactgtttctgttttgtatatagattcatttgtattatttgttagattccacatataagtgatatcatataatatttgtctttctctgtctgacttacttcagtaagtataatattctctaagtccaactatgttgttgcaaatggctgCGTAATagtccagtgtgtgtgtatgtgtgtgtgtgtgtgtgtgtgtgtgtgtgtatgagttttcatttctttctggatatatacccaggagtgggattgctggatcctatggcaGCTCTGTGTTTAGctatttaagaaacctccatactgctctccacgtggctgcaccaatttacattcgaaccaacagtgtaggaggttcccttttctccgcaccctctccagcatttattatttgcagacttttcgatgataaccattctgactcatgtgaggttttgatttgcatttctctagtaattagtgatgttgagcatcttttcatgtgcctgttggccgtctttatgtctcctttggaaaaatatctatttagatcttctgcccattttttgcttGAGTTGTTTATATTTTGATATGGAGTTGTATATtttgggatattaaccccttgtcagtcacatcacctgcaaacatttttctcccattccataagttgtcttttcattttgttgatggcttccttggctgtgcaaaagattttaagtttaattaggtcccatttgtttatttttgctttaatttattttgccttgggaccctgatctgagaaaatattgctacgatttatgtcagagattggttcacctgtgttctcttctaggagttttatggtgtcacatcttatatttaggtctttaaatcatttcaagtttatttttgtatatggtgtgagggagtgttctgatttcattgatttacatggagctgtccggCTTTCCCAGCATCGCTTGTTggagagacagtcttttctccattgtatattcttgcctcctttattgaagATTACTTGACCGTAGgtgggtgggtttattcctaggctaTCTATTctatccattgatctatatgtctgtttttgtaccagtaccatgctgttttgattactgtagttttgtagtataacctgaagtctgggaaggttatgcctccagctctgttcttttcctcaggatttctttggcaattctgggtcttttgtggtgtcatataaatttttggattattatttctagttctgtgaaaaatgtaacaggtattttgatagggattacattaagtctgtcgattg includes these proteins:
- the LOC132418112 gene encoding LOW QUALITY PROTEIN: nuclear RNA export factor 2-like (The sequence of the model RefSeq protein was modified relative to this genomic sequence to represent the inferred CDS: inserted 1 base in 1 codon; substituted 1 base at 1 genomic stop codon), whose translation is MSERQQQQKCFYPLKKYGTYKNEEYSDGGRPPQGRKKGWSSFPGNSGERSPRYERDGCEPQPSHLQEDDGNVVKRDVQEDPEVSHSPCTIRGNKRGVRWHSEGHMHTTVWRNRKALEREMGENTQDGTPGSWFRVTIPCGVKYDKTWLMKSIQSHCSVPFTPVDFHFVKNGARFFVQEASTASALMDVSYKIRDEESRKVCIPVFVSPSAVPYSVRDKLKPEEMEQLKLTLSKRFDVSQQALDLQRLRLDPDLVGYDIDIFLNRRSCMAATLQVIEKYFPELLSLNLSNNKLYRLDGLSDIIQMAPTVKILNLSKNELSSVWELNKMQGLELDEVWLQGSPLCDTFPDQSTYVRAIRECFPKLLRLDGQELPPPVTVDVDTPYIVKPCKGSYFGSDELKSLVLQFLKQYYLIHDYGDRQVLAGAYHEEACFSLMIPFHPEDPAPSSLCKYFKDSRNMKKLKDPYLRVQLLKHTKRVIVHTLCVLPKTQHDFSSFVVDTWFQTETMLCFSVSGVFKAVEGSSQGCVRAFTRTFIATPARYASLCIVNDELFVRDADPSETQSVFSIPLPTPTSSSXAPLSQQQQDIMQASSTPSEMNLXWSQK